The genomic region ACGCTCACCGCCCTCGCGGACTCGGTGGGGCAGAAGGATGGGGTCCTGAATGCCGATTTGGTGCCCCTGGCCCAGCGCTGCATCCAGCGGATCGCGGCCGCAGTTGCCGGCATCGATTGCCGGAACGACGCTGAAACCACGGATCGGCTGGTGACTCTGGTGAAGAGAATTGGCGCCGGCGTCCAGGTGGAGTTTTCCACCCAGCCGGCCGCGAAGGTGCTGAGTGACGCCCAGATCGCGCAGCAGGAATTTTATGATGAATTCTTCAAGGCCTCCTATGACCGCCGGACCGCTCTCGCCGACGAGGTGAAGCAAGGCAAGCGGGAGCCCTCCGACTTGCCCAAGGACGTGCTGATGCAGACCATCCTGCATGACACGGACGCTTGGGATGGCGATGACGGCCTTCCGCTGCGCGAGATTTGCCTGTTCCTGGTAGGCGCATCGGCGACCACCACCGGCAGTCTCATCCTCCTGTTCCTGAGACTGGAGGAATGGTTCGAGGAGCATCCGGAGGACCGCGCGCTGATCGAGTCCGATCCTAACTTCCTCAGGTCGGCTGCATTTGAGTCCCTACGCCTGACTGTCGGAGCGCCGGCGCGCGTTCGCATTGCTCTTCAGGATGTTCAGCTGGCGAGTGGCCGCGAGATTAAACAGGGCGAGAGCGTGGCCCTGCTTCTGATCCCCGCCAATATGAGCAAGGATCGCTTCGGTCCGGATGCAGACAAATTCAATCCTCACCGCGATGTAGGCAATCTTGCGCCTTGGGGGCTTTCTTTTGGCGCAGGCGCCCATGCCTGCCCAGGTCGCCCACTGGTCGTCGGCAATCGAAGCATGAAGGCGCGCAATGAGATAGACGGCAGCCTTGTCTCGCTCGCGCGCGGTCTCTATCGGGCCGGCATCACGCTGGACGAGACACGGCCCCCGGTGCCCGAAACGGCGACCCACTACAGCGCATTCAAGGAGGTGCCGATCAAGTTTACTCGGATCGATGTCTTGCGAGCCGATTCAGATCGTCACGAAGCGGTGGGATGAGCTCGTCCACTATGCAGGCAGGCATTGGATTCGAGCGAATGGGAGGGGTCGATGTTAAGTGTCATAGTGACTGATAGTGAAAAGGATCAGACATCCGAGGTTGCGGTTGGCGAAGACACGCCTCTGATGTACGCGCTCCGCGATGCAGGCCTCCCCATCGAAGGCACGTGTGGGGGGTATGCATCTTGCGGGACGTGCCATGTGTATGTCGCGCCCGACTGGATCGACCGTTTGGATCCCCTCGAGGAGGTCGAACTCGAGATGCTCGAATTGCTCGACACATACAAGCCGGACCGCTCGCGCCTAAGCTGTCAGATTGTTATGAAACCGGAATGGGATGGTTTGGTCGTGGAGCTCGCTCCTGAATGCTGACCGAGTTAATTCCCTGAATAATTTAGCTTTCCTCGGCCTCAACCGGGGCCGCTATAGCTGGGCCCATGCCCGCGCATGGGGACCAGGGCGCTGCGAATGAAATCCATGACCGCAGACCCGTCCTGTTTGAATGCCCGCGTCTTGACCGTTACAATTCCTTGCGTTGGTCGGGACTTCGACGTCCGCTTTTCCAGAACCTCGGACTCCGCATAAAGCGTGTCTCCCGGAAAGACCGGCCCTACGAGGTTGATTTCCTTCCAGCCAAGATTGGCGATGGCCTTGCCGCTGACGTCATTCACCGTCATTCCCAGAACGATCGCAAGACTGAGGCCGCTGTTGACCACTGGCTGGCCGAACTCGCTCTTTTCCGCATAAGCCCTGTCACAATGAAGGGGATGCATATTCATCGTCATGAGCGAGAAGTTGATGTTGTCCGATTCAGTAATCGTCCGGCCGGGGCGATGCTCATAGATGTCGCCGACTTCGAAGTCCTCCAGATACCGTCCGAACGGTGTCTGGGACCGACGTCCCTTGTCTTGCAGGGTTGGTGACATGTTCGCTTCCTCTTAATCTTGAATCTTTGCAGGTCGACGGCAGTCCTGGATGGGTCATGGAGACAGAGATCCACAATACTGGGCCGTTGCCTCTCCAAGTGTCGGCTCCTTCCAGTTGGGCGACGCTCGTTCATTTCGAAACCGGATCGCAGGGGCGAGATGCTTTCTCCCCAGTTCGTCGGTGTGAAGTGTTCCGAAAGCTTTTGCCTGCGGATCATCGAAAGCTTCGGGCAGGCTGTTGACGGGCGCGAAGCAAATGTCGCGGCCCTCGAACCAGGCTGACCACTGAACCAGGGTTTTCTCCCGGAATTTCTCGCGGAGAAATGCGACGAGCGGCGCCTGATGTGGCCCTGGACCCATCTCGCACAAGGAAACAAAGTCTGGGCGTCCGAACGCATCAAGGAGGTTTCTTACGAATTTGATTTCTTGGCCGCCCAAGACGAGGTGCCGTCGATCGGCCGTTTGATAAACTTGATAGAAAGCCGAACCGCCGAGCGAGCGCTCATTCTCGACCACCGGCTGTAGGCCTTCGGCGAAAACCGAGCCCACAATGTTGGGACACGCCGCGAGGATCGAAGCCTGCATCGAAATGTCGAGGAAATCGCCTTGTCCTGTCCGCTCGCGGCGGTATAGCGCCATGAGAATGCCGGATAGTCCTTGGAGGGCGCTCAAGAGGTCGGCGGCCGGCAGTCCCGGGATGGCGGGGGTGCCATCGTGACCGAGATTGATGCTCAAAATCCCTCCCAGCGCCTCGGTCGCGAGGTCATGCGCCGGGCGGTCCCGATAGGGCCCCTCTTGTCCAAATGCACTAATAGAGCAGTAAACGAGTCTCGGATTTCGCCGCGCAAGGCTTTCGAAATCGAGTCCTAAACGTGCCATGACCCCTGGTCTGAACGCTTCGACGAAAACATCCGCACGATCCACAAGCCGCAATAGCGCCAGCCGCCCGACTTCCGTCTTGAGATCGAGCACGACACTGCGCTTCCCCCGGTTGAAGTTTCGAAAAAACACTGTGCTGGGGCCGTCGCGTTTCCCGATTTCTCGTGCAGGATCGCCGATGCCGGGCGCTTCCACCTTAATCACCTCAGCCCCGTGATCGGCAAGGGACATGGTGAGATAGGGACCTGGCAAGAAAACTGAGAGGTCCACGACCCGGAGGCCTGTCAACTTCATTATTGGCTCTAACTCATGCCGGCTTTTCCCGCGACAACGGAAGGCCTCAATATCCAGGAAAGACTTGTACGTATAAGTATGGCGAGTTAGGAACGTGGTCAAGCTGTGAACGCGACAGGACAAGACGCGATGACACTGGAATCGATCGTGATTGTGGGTGGGGGGCAGGCGGGATTTCAGACGGCGGCCTCGCTTCGGCAGGAAGGTTTCGGAGGCCGTATAGTTTTGGTGGAGGCGGAGGGAGGGCTGCCTTATCAACGTCCGCCCCTGTCCAAAGCCTATGTCCAGGGCAAAGTCGCCGCCCAAAACCTGTTGTTTCGGCCGCAGAAATTCTTCGATGATAACCGCATCGAGATCGTGAGCGGGCGGGCTGAGGCACTCGACCGGACCCGCCGCCAAGTTCTTTTGGTGACGGGTGAAAGGCTCCATTATGATCATCTCGTCATCGGCGTCGGCGCATCGGCGCGCAAACTTCCTGTGGAGGGTGTAGACCTCGACGGTGTGTTCGAGCTCCGGAATCTGGCGGATGCAGACTCCCTCTTGCCAAGTTTGAAAACCGCGGGTCACGTGGTGGTGATCGGTGCAGGTTTTATCGGCCTGGAATTTGCTGCCTGTGCTCGGACGATGGGGGCTGAAGTCCATGTCGTGGAGACAGCCTCAAGGCCCATGGCCAGGGCGGTGTCTCGCGAGATGTCGGACTTCATGGTGAATGCTCATGCGCGCCGAGGGATCGAGCTCAGCCTGAATGTGGGGATCTCTCGTATTCAGGGCGCCGCTGGCAGAGTTTCTGCGGTCGAGTTGACCGATGGCCGGACCCTGCCGGCTCACGTGGTTGTGATCGGCATCGGAGTGGCACCCGAGACTCGACTGGCGAGTGAGGCTGGCCTCCATATTGAGAACGGCATCAAAACCGATGCGCATCTGTTGACGTCGGACCCGACGATTTCGGCGATCGGCGATTGCGCATCCTTCCCCTGCGCCTATTCGGGTCAGCGCAGGCGGCACGAATCCGTTCAAAACGCCACGGACCAAGGCCGCACGGTCGCATCGCGACTTGTCGGGAAAACCGAGCCCTATGGTGCCCTGCCGTGGTTCTGGTCGGACCAGGGCAGTCTCAAAATGCAGATGGTGGGCCACTTTGATGCGCAACTGCGCGCGGTCGTCATGCCGAGTGCCAACGAGGACGCTTTCACTGCTCTTTTATTCAATCAGGATCGGCTGGTGGCAGTGGAATGCGTCAACCGTCCGGGCGATTTTATGGCGGGACGCAAGCTGATGGCTCGCCAGCATGACCTGAAACCTGTCGATGCCCTGCGCTCTGGCTTTAGTCTGCGCGATTGGGAGGGGCAGACAAGGGATAGGCCGTGAGCGATCTGGAGATCGGGGAACTCCCCAGGATGCAGAGGGCCTCTTGAGCCGGCGCAGTTGACCGAACAACTCTATGACACAATGATGCTCCCTGGATGAGCCGCGACAGGTGAAGCCGATGGCAGCCCGCAACGCACGGCTGGAGAAAGGAAGAAACCGCATGGCGCAGGTCAGTGCGCAGGGCCGACAGAGCAAACCGATCAACATTCCCCGATACCGCAGCATCGTGAATGTTCTTCGGCAACAAATCATATCCGGCACGCTGAACGTTGGTGAAAGGCTCCCCACTGAAGATGATCTCTGTCGCCAATTCGATGTCAGTCGCCACACGATTCGTATCGCACTGCGCGAACTGCGGGGCGAAGGCCTGATCGAGTCCCGCCAAGGCGCGGGCTCAACCGTCTTGAGACGCTCGCCTCCCCTCACCTACACCTCCTCAATTTCCAGCTTGGAAGAGCTCCTGCAATACGCGACTGAGGTCCGCTATGAGGTGGCCAAGAGCGGCATCGTCGTTGCGGATAACGATTTGGCGAACCGGCTTGGATGCGCCGTTGGCCAACGCTGGTTAAGACTGGAGGGTGTGCGGATGAAGCCTTCCCAGGAAGATGCGGTGTGCTGGACGGAAGTCTTCGTTCATTCTGATTATGCCGGCATCGGACTGATGATCGGCCGTCGATCGGGAACGATCTATTCGTGGATTGAGGAAATGTACGGCGTCCAGGTGGGCGAGGTCCGTCAAGTTCTGCGCGTTGAGCAGATGCCAGATGACCTCTGCGCCGTCTTAGCCTGCGAGACTGGCAGTCCAGCGGTCGAGATTTCGAGGTTCTACCGCCTTTTAAACGGCGATCTCGTGGAGGTCGCGTTCAACATCCATCCTGCAGACCGGTTTAGCTATGAAATGACGCTCCGAAAGCGAGGCACCGGGGACAGCGTGAACGCCGACAGCCCGTCGCTGACTTGATCCATCGGCTGCGTTTCTTCTGGCAGGTGCGGCATCGCGTTGACTCAAACTGCGGCTGAGAGCGGCCGGGATGGCTCGTCCGTCCAAATCCCCAAAATGCGCCTGAGAAATGTTTATATTTGTGCTTACAAATTTTCCAGTTTCAATTGACACTTTTGTAATCGGCTGAATAAAGTAGCCGCCTCTGAGGAACAAAAACAATATGTACGCATATGTTGGCTGGAGCCACCTTGCTGGGCTGCGGACACGACAACGCGCATGTAAGGAGGGGAAATTCGATGCTGTCTCGACGTAAGATCATGGTGCGCGGCCTTTCCGTTGGCCTGATGGCTATGGGACTACTTGTCCTGCCCTATGGGCAGGATGGGTGGGCGCAGGACAAGACGCCGATCAAGATTGGGCTGGTCGCCAGCCTGAGCGGACCTTTGGCAAGCGTGGGTATCCCGCAGCGTGATGCGGTGACCGCCGTGGTCAACAACATCAACTCGCAAGGTGGAATTGGAGGCCACGCCATTGAGCTCGTCGTTTTCGACGACGGCACTAATCCGACGGAGGCCGCCAGGGGCACCACGGAGTTGATTCAGCAGGACAAAGTCGTTGCGATCGTCGGTCCTACCAGCGGCAGCAACGCCCTCGCTCTGTCTCCTGTCGCCGCCCGCTTCAAAGTACCGGTCGCCGCCATGGTGGCCAGCGTTCCAGTGATCTCCAAGAAGAATAACTTCTATCCTTGGGTGTTTCGCGGACAGCCTGACGACAAGGTGACAACCTCCACAATGCTGCAGAATCTGGCCGACAGCGGCGTCAAGCGCATTGGTGTCTTCTATCAAGAGGATGCCTATGGAAAGTTCACCGCAGACTTCGTCTCGGAAGTGGCCTCAAAATACGGTCTCGAAGTCGTCGACATGGTCAATTCGAGCTTGACCGCAACAGATTTGACGGCCCAAGCCACAAAGCTCCGCAATGCCGGCGCAGAAGCAGTCATCGTCCAGGTCTCACCCCCTACCCTTGCGGCCTCCTTTGCCCGCGCCGCCAAGCAGGTTGGCCTGAAGGCGCCACTTTGGGGGGGCATCGGCTTCGGCCAAAAGGCGTTCGCCGGAGCGCTCGGGAAAGACGGTGATGGCATCAGGGCCATGTTGCTCGGCAACTGGGACGATCCAGCGCCCGATCTGAAGAGGCTGGCAGATCTTTTGGCCGCCAACGGTAAGACGCCCGCAGGATTTCCAGAAATATCGTCAACCAACGCTCTGCTGCACGTGGTGAAGGCGCTCGAATCCGACCCATCGGCTACCGGCGAGACGCTTCGGGCGGCAATGGAGAAAGTCTGTAATCTGCAGACTTACGCCGCATCCACCGCGTGCTTCTCTGCGGAAGACCATAATGGATGGACGGCTAAGGCCCTCGTTCCTGCTGAAATCCAATCGGGTAAGTACGTGACGTTGAAGTGATCGACCGTCGCTGCAATTGAAGAATTGACCTCAGCCCATAATCCTCAATCGGGAATGCGAGATGATCGAGTTTATCATCCGGGGACTGGTCATCGGGCTGAACTATGGCCTGCTGGCGATGCCGCTCAGCTTACTCTTCGTGGCGACCGGCACCGTCGATTTCGCGCTGGGGTCCTACGCCGTGCTTGCGGCGGGGACCGCCTTCGTGGTGGGTGGAACCTTCGGCCTTGGTTTCGGTGTGCTTGCCGCAGTGGCTGCTGCGTGCTGCATCGGCCTGGTTTCCGAACTGTTACGGCGGCGCGGCTCCGGAGATCACTTGGCGCTCGTCTTGGCAAGCTTCGGATTCGCTGTTTTTCTCCAGTCGCTCGCCCTTTCGACACTTGGTAAGGACCCGTTTACGAAGAATCTCTTCGATGTCTATTGGCAGATCATGGGGATCTCGATTTCTCCCCAGGCCGGCATCAACCTCGTGGTGGCATTGACGTTTCTCGGCCTCCTGATGTTGGTCTTGTTCAAGACGTCTCTGGGACGGTCGATCCGTGCGGCCGCAGTGAACGCCAAAGGCGCAACCTTGGCAGGCGTGCCTGTCGAACTGGTTCGGTTCTTCACCTTCGTGGCCGCAGGCATCCTGTCGGGCGTTGCTGGGCTGCTATACCTCTACACATTCGGTCTCGATTATTCTGTCGGCATGGACCTCACCTTGGCCGGCTTCGGCGCGGCGGTCATCTTTGGGATTCACAGTCCCCTGCGCGGCTTTTTTGGCGGTCTTGCAATCGGGATTGTCGAAGCTTTGTCGACCGCCTACGCCCCCAATGACCTGACCATTCTGATCCCTCTCGTCTTCATCTTTGTGATCTTGATCATGAGGCCGGCGCAGATCGGGGCGGGGGGCCGGGCATGAGGGACCCGACCTTTGCGGGCCGCGTTTGGCGGCTCTTGCGCCACCCGGCTATCATCCTCACCATTGCTGTCGCTGCCGCCTGCGTATTGATCGGCGGGAATCTGGTTTGGCTCAATGTCTCTACATTGATGGCCGTCTTCTCGCTCATTGCTCTCTCGGTTGGAGTGACTTACGGCCAAGCTGGAATTTTGTCGGTGGCGCAGGGGACATTCGCGGCGCTGGGAGCATACGCCACCGCGATCCTAACCTTCCATTATGGCTGGTCGCCTTTTGCAGCTCTGCCCGTCGCGATCCTGTTCCCTGCCCTCTGCGCCTATTCCGTCGCCTATCAGGTTGTCCGCCTGTCGCCGCTCGCATTGGCAATCGCAACACTGCTGTTCGGCAAGATTGTCGACGTCGCGCTGAGGGCCGGGGGAGACTTCACCGGCGGCTATATCGGCATGTCGGGCATCCCGCCACTGGACTGGTTTGAAGCGCCCGAGGCCTTCAACATCGTCGCCTGGCTTTGCGTGATCATCGTCGTGGTGTTGTATTCGAACGCCATCTCTGGAGCGTTCGGCCGTGCCGTGCAGACAATCCGCCATGACACGTTGCGTGCGAGTGCGGATGGCATCAACATTCGTCGGATCCAGACCCAAATGTTCAGCCTGGGTGCAGCAATCGCCGGGCTCGCCGGATGGCTTTACGCTCACTATACCAGCTTCATAAGCCCAGATTCCCTTGGGCTGCACGTTTCGATCAGCGCACTGTTAATGGCAGTGGTGGGTGGCTGCCGTTATGTCCTCGGACCCATTGTCGGCGCCGTCCTGCTGACTTTGATCGTCAAATATGTGCCCGGGCAGGAAGTGCAGGGAATGTTCTACGGCGGCGCATTGACACTCGTTCTGCTGATCGCACCTGCTGGGATCGTCGGTGCACTGGTAAGCCTGTCTAAACTGCGCGTCGCCCCGATGTCGCGCATGCAGAAAATCCGAGATGTGAGGGATTTGGCGCGATGACCAGCACCATTGCGTCCTCGGCCTCCCCGACGAAGCTGTCGACCATGACGTCGACGGGCCCTGCTCCGGCCCATGAAAAACCCGACACAAGATCTGGTATTCACATCAGCAACCTTGAGGTTCGGTTCGGCGGCATTTGTGCTCTCCGCGATGTCGAGTTGCGGCTTAGGCCAGGAGATATCCTCGGCTTGATCGGCCCCAATGGCTCAGGCAAGACCACCCTCTTCAATGCAATTACGGGCTTCGTGCCCATTACGTCGGGTTCGGTGACGCTGGACGGTGTCGATCTTGGCAGCATGCAACCGTACAAGCGCGCCCATTTCGGTGTTTCCCGCACCTTTCAGACGCCCCGCATTGATCCCGATCTGACAGTTGAGGATGCCGTCATGTGCGGCTTTTACCCTTCGGAACTTCCGGGCATGTTCGCAAGTCTGCTGGGTCTCCAGCACGTGACGGGCTCCGAAGCGAATTTGCGCCGCAAATGCATGGACCTGCTGTCACGCCTTGGCCTCTCCGAGGTCGCAAAGAGCTGCCTCGGCGCGCTGCCTTTGGGCCAGATGCGGCTCGTGGATGTCGCACGCTCCATGGCCTCAGGCTCACGCTACCTGCTGTTGGATGAGCCTGCAGCCGGTCTCGCAAAATCCGAACAGCGACGGCTTGTTGACACGATCCGGTCGCTCGCCGCTGACGGCGTTGGAATCCTGTTGGTCGAGCATAATTTCGCGATGATCAGCGAGCTGTGCGAGAGGGTTACAATACTCAATCGGGGTGAGATTCTTCTGCATGGTCCTCTCCAGGAGCTTCGAAACCGGCCGGAATTCATCGAAGCCTATCTCGGAAGCAGCGGCAAATCTGGCGACGGCGCCCCTGTTCCAAACGCGCCCGCCGTGGCACCGGATGTGAGGGCCGGCGCGGAAGCTGCACTCGAATGTTCAAACCTCTCCGCCAGCTACGGCCCCATCCAAGCCTGCTCCGGGATCGATCTCAAGGTCGCGCCAGGAGAACTCCTCGCGGTGATCGGTCCAAATGGGGCGGGCAAAAGCAGCTTGCTCGGCGCCATTATCGGCTTGGTTCGCAACACCGGATCGATCTCCTTGCGGGGAAAATCGCTCAATGGACTGAAGGCTCACGATCGCGTTGCTGCCGGCTTGGGTTTTGTTCCAGAAACGCGCGGCAACATTTTCGCGCCGCTGACGGTGCGCGAGAACCTGCAAATCGCAACGCAGCCCTTCTCTGGTGGCGAGCGCGCGGCGATCTATGAGTATCTGCTCGATCTGTTTCCAATTCTGTCTGAACGGATGCAGACAGTCGCCGGGATGCTGAGCGGCGGTGAGCAGCAGATGCTGGCGATCGCCATGGCAGTCGGGCGTAAGCCCACCGTCCTCCTGCTGGATGAACCGTCACAAGGGCTCGCACCGACCATCTACGATGCACTCGAGGATGTGTCGGCGCGGCTTTGCCGTGATGGCATGAGCATCATCCTGACCGAGCAGAACCTTCCCTTCGCCGCCCGGGTGGCGCATCGCTTCATTGTTCTGACCCATGGACACGTCACCGGAGAGGGTCCCGTCTCCGAGCTTTCGGATCCAGACTTGATTATCCGCCGATACTTCCCCGACGAGCGCCTCTAGGCGCCGTCGCTGTAAAGGAGTGAGAGGTGACATCCGAGGACCCGGTTAGAGAGATCTTCAGCATTCCGCATGGCGCCTGCGATTGTCACACGCATGTTTTTCCGGATCGTGCACGGTATCCTTTCGTCAAGGAGCGCAAGTATACGCCCCCACCTGCAAGCTGCGAGGATCTGAGGCTCCTGCTTGATGAACTCGGGCTTGAGCGGGTCGTCATCGTCCAGCCGAGCGTTTATGGCGCCGACAATTCCGCAACTCTCGCCGGGATTGCCGAACTGGGCCGCGCGAGGGCGCGCGCCGTCGCGGTCATTCAGGAGGACACACCGCAGGACGAGATGGAGCGGCTTGCCCTCGCTGGCGTCAGGGGCATCCGGATCAATTTCGAGCTGAGCGGCGAGGCCAATCACGAGCGCGCTGCCCGTCATCTGGAGACGATGGCCGAAAAGATCGCGCCATTTCTTTGGCACATTCAGATCTATGCGCAGCTGCCGCTCATCGCAGCCTTTATCGATACCCTCCGGACCATCCCCGTACCAGTCGTGTTCGACCAT from Rhodoligotrophos appendicifer harbors:
- a CDS encoding branched-chain amino acid ABC transporter permease; the encoded protein is MRDPTFAGRVWRLLRHPAIILTIAVAAACVLIGGNLVWLNVSTLMAVFSLIALSVGVTYGQAGILSVAQGTFAALGAYATAILTFHYGWSPFAALPVAILFPALCAYSVAYQVVRLSPLALAIATLLFGKIVDVALRAGGDFTGGYIGMSGIPPLDWFEAPEAFNIVAWLCVIIVVVLYSNAISGAFGRAVQTIRHDTLRASADGINIRRIQTQMFSLGAAIAGLAGWLYAHYTSFISPDSLGLHVSISALLMAVVGGCRYVLGPIVGAVLLTLIVKYVPGQEVQGMFYGGALTLVLLIAPAGIVGALVSLSKLRVAPMSRMQKIRDVRDLAR
- a CDS encoding NAD(P)/FAD-dependent oxidoreductase, whose amino-acid sequence is MTLESIVIVGGGQAGFQTAASLRQEGFGGRIVLVEAEGGLPYQRPPLSKAYVQGKVAAQNLLFRPQKFFDDNRIEIVSGRAEALDRTRRQVLLVTGERLHYDHLVIGVGASARKLPVEGVDLDGVFELRNLADADSLLPSLKTAGHVVVIGAGFIGLEFAACARTMGAEVHVVETASRPMARAVSREMSDFMVNAHARRGIELSLNVGISRIQGAAGRVSAVELTDGRTLPAHVVVIGIGVAPETRLASEAGLHIENGIKTDAHLLTSDPTISAIGDCASFPCAYSGQRRRHESVQNATDQGRTVASRLVGKTEPYGALPWFWSDQGSLKMQMVGHFDAQLRAVVMPSANEDAFTALLFNQDRLVAVECVNRPGDFMAGRKLMARQHDLKPVDALRSGFSLRDWEGQTRDRP
- a CDS encoding ATP-binding cassette domain-containing protein, with the protein product MTSTIASSASPTKLSTMTSTGPAPAHEKPDTRSGIHISNLEVRFGGICALRDVELRLRPGDILGLIGPNGSGKTTLFNAITGFVPITSGSVTLDGVDLGSMQPYKRAHFGVSRTFQTPRIDPDLTVEDAVMCGFYPSELPGMFASLLGLQHVTGSEANLRRKCMDLLSRLGLSEVAKSCLGALPLGQMRLVDVARSMASGSRYLLLDEPAAGLAKSEQRRLVDTIRSLAADGVGILLVEHNFAMISELCERVTILNRGEILLHGPLQELRNRPEFIEAYLGSSGKSGDGAPVPNAPAVAPDVRAGAEAALECSNLSASYGPIQACSGIDLKVAPGELLAVIGPNGAGKSSLLGAIIGLVRNTGSISLRGKSLNGLKAHDRVAAGLGFVPETRGNIFAPLTVRENLQIATQPFSGGERAAIYEYLLDLFPILSERMQTVAGMLSGGEQQMLAIAMAVGRKPTVLLLDEPSQGLAPTIYDALEDVSARLCRDGMSIILTEQNLPFAARVAHRFIVLTHGHVTGEGPVSELSDPDLIIRRYFPDERL
- a CDS encoding GntR family transcriptional regulator, giving the protein MAQVSAQGRQSKPINIPRYRSIVNVLRQQIISGTLNVGERLPTEDDLCRQFDVSRHTIRIALRELRGEGLIESRQGAGSTVLRRSPPLTYTSSISSLEELLQYATEVRYEVAKSGIVVADNDLANRLGCAVGQRWLRLEGVRMKPSQEDAVCWTEVFVHSDYAGIGLMIGRRSGTIYSWIEEMYGVQVGEVRQVLRVEQMPDDLCAVLACETGSPAVEISRFYRLLNGDLVEVAFNIHPADRFSYEMTLRKRGTGDSVNADSPSLT
- a CDS encoding CaiB/BaiF CoA transferase family protein is translated as MKLTGLRVVDLSVFLPGPYLTMSLADHGAEVIKVEAPGIGDPAREIGKRDGPSTVFFRNFNRGKRSVVLDLKTEVGRLALLRLVDRADVFVEAFRPGVMARLGLDFESLARRNPRLVYCSISAFGQEGPYRDRPAHDLATEALGGILSINLGHDGTPAIPGLPAADLLSALQGLSGILMALYRRERTGQGDFLDISMQASILAACPNIVGSVFAEGLQPVVENERSLGGSAFYQVYQTADRRHLVLGGQEIKFVRNLLDAFGRPDFVSLCEMGPGPHQAPLVAFLREKFREKTLVQWSAWFEGRDICFAPVNSLPEAFDDPQAKAFGTLHTDELGRKHLAPAIRFRNERASPNWKEPTLGEATAQYCGSLSP
- a CDS encoding ABC transporter substrate-binding protein — translated: MLSRRKIMVRGLSVGLMAMGLLVLPYGQDGWAQDKTPIKIGLVASLSGPLASVGIPQRDAVTAVVNNINSQGGIGGHAIELVVFDDGTNPTEAARGTTELIQQDKVVAIVGPTSGSNALALSPVAARFKVPVAAMVASVPVISKKNNFYPWVFRGQPDDKVTTSTMLQNLADSGVKRIGVFYQEDAYGKFTADFVSEVASKYGLEVVDMVNSSLTATDLTAQATKLRNAGAEAVIVQVSPPTLAASFARAAKQVGLKAPLWGGIGFGQKAFAGALGKDGDGIRAMLLGNWDDPAPDLKRLADLLAANGKTPAGFPEISSTNALLHVVKALESDPSATGETLRAAMEKVCNLQTYAASTACFSAEDHNGWTAKALVPAEIQSGKYVTLK
- a CDS encoding amidohydrolase family protein; this encodes MTSEDPVREIFSIPHGACDCHTHVFPDRARYPFVKERKYTPPPASCEDLRLLLDELGLERVVIVQPSVYGADNSATLAGIAELGRARARAVAVIQEDTPQDEMERLALAGVRGIRINFELSGEANHERAARHLETMAEKIAPFLWHIQIYAQLPLIAAFIDTLRTIPVPVVFDHFAGAQGPGGLDQPGLAGVIGLLREGRAYVKLSAAYRQSRQLPFADLTPIATAFIEANPDRILWGSDWPHPDPHRGPGSSHEDVSPPLAVNDREVFTLLGQWAKTQSVYDKILRDNPARLYDF
- a CDS encoding MaoC family dehydratase; the encoded protein is MSPTLQDKGRRSQTPFGRYLEDFEVGDIYEHRPGRTITESDNINFSLMTMNMHPLHCDRAYAEKSEFGQPVVNSGLSLAIVLGMTVNDVSGKAIANLGWKEINLVGPVFPGDTLYAESEVLEKRTSKSRPTQGIVTVKTRAFKQDGSAVMDFIRSALVPMRGHGPSYSGPG
- a CDS encoding 2Fe-2S iron-sulfur cluster-binding protein; protein product: MLSVIVTDSEKDQTSEVAVGEDTPLMYALRDAGLPIEGTCGGYASCGTCHVYVAPDWIDRLDPLEEVELEMLELLDTYKPDRSRLSCQIVMKPEWDGLVVELAPEC
- a CDS encoding branched-chain amino acid ABC transporter permease: MIEFIIRGLVIGLNYGLLAMPLSLLFVATGTVDFALGSYAVLAAGTAFVVGGTFGLGFGVLAAVAAACCIGLVSELLRRRGSGDHLALVLASFGFAVFLQSLALSTLGKDPFTKNLFDVYWQIMGISISPQAGINLVVALTFLGLLMLVLFKTSLGRSIRAAAVNAKGATLAGVPVELVRFFTFVAAGILSGVAGLLYLYTFGLDYSVGMDLTLAGFGAAVIFGIHSPLRGFFGGLAIGIVEALSTAYAPNDLTILIPLVFIFVILIMRPAQIGAGGRA
- a CDS encoding cytochrome P450, producing the protein MKFSTIPFASEHMDLPSVAHMTQISRFDEINQILLSSNFIQGGFTEARERLITDTLITVDGKRHSRRRGILSRIMNDSHIAAMREQFLNPVISQTLTALADSVGQKDGVLNADLVPLAQRCIQRIAAAVAGIDCRNDAETTDRLVTLVKRIGAGVQVEFSTQPAAKVLSDAQIAQQEFYDEFFKASYDRRTALADEVKQGKREPSDLPKDVLMQTILHDTDAWDGDDGLPLREICLFLVGASATTTGSLILLFLRLEEWFEEHPEDRALIESDPNFLRSAAFESLRLTVGAPARVRIALQDVQLASGREIKQGESVALLLIPANMSKDRFGPDADKFNPHRDVGNLAPWGLSFGAGAHACPGRPLVVGNRSMKARNEIDGSLVSLARGLYRAGITLDETRPPVPETATHYSAFKEVPIKFTRIDVLRADSDRHEAVG